One genomic segment of Gopherus flavomarginatus isolate rGopFla2 chromosome 11, rGopFla2.mat.asm, whole genome shotgun sequence includes these proteins:
- the NSFL1C gene encoding NSFL1 cofactor p47 isoform X1, translated as MADRQEALREFVAVTGTEEERARFFLESAGWDLQIALASFYEDGGDEDIVTLPQPTASSVSRGTAPSDHRVTSFRDLVHAQEDDDEEEEGQRFYAGGSERSGQQIVGPPRKKSPNELVEDLFKGAKEHGAVAVDRPAKSPGESSRAKPFAGGGYRLGAAPEEESAYVSGERRQHSGQDVHIVLKLWKSGFSLDNGELRSYQDPSNAQFLESIRRGEVPAELRRLARGGQVNLDMEDHRDEDFVKSKGAFRAFTGEGQKLGSTAPQVMGTSSPAQQAENEAKASSSIIIDESEPTTNIQIRLADGGRLVQKFNHSHSIRDIRLFIVDARPAMAATSFVLMTTFPNKELSDEDQTLKEANLLNAVIVQRLI; from the exons ATGGCGGATCGGCAGGAGGCGCTGAGGGAGTTCGTGGCCGTGACCGGGACCGAGGAGGAGCGAGCCCGCTTCTTCCTGGAGTCCGCGGGCTGGGACCTGCAG ATTGCTCTAGCTAGTTTCTATGAGGATGGGGGTGATGAAGACATTGTGACACTTCCTCAGCCAACTGCCAGCTCTGTGTCCAGAGGCACCGCACCCAG TGACCACCGAGTGACATCATTCAGAGACCTTGTTCATGCTCAAGAAGACGATGATGAAGAGGAAGAGGGACAACG GTTTTATGCTGGGGGCTCGGAGAGAAGTGGGCAGCAGATCGTTGGCCCTCCAAGGAAGAAAAGCCCCAATGAGCTGGTGGAGGATCTGTTCAAAGGAGCTAAGGAGCACGGAGCGGTGGCTGTTGATCGGCCGGCTAAGAGCCCCGGCGAGAGCAGCAGAGCAAAA CCATTTGCAGGGGGAGGGTACCGCCTTGGAGCTGCTCCGGAGGAGGAGTCAGCCTATGTGtcaggagagaggaggcagcattCTGGGCAGGAC GTACATATTGTACTGAAGCTGTGGAAGAGTGGATTCAGCCTGGACAACGGGGAGCTGAGGAGCTACCAAGACCCATCCAATGCCCAGTTTCTGGAGTCTATCCGCAGAGG GGAAGTCCCAGCTGAGCTCCGCAGGTTAGCACGCGGTGGACAAGTGAACTTGGATATGGAGGACCACCGTGACGAGGATTTTGTGAAATCCAAAGGTGCCTTCAGGGCTTTCACTGGAGAGGGGCAGAAACTGGGCAG CACTGCCCCCCAGGTGATGGGCACCAGCtctccagcacagcaagcagagaATGAAGCCAAAGCCAGTTCTTCTATCATCATTGATGAGTCAGAGCCCACCACCAACATCCAAATCCGGCTCGCTGATGGTGGGCGATTGGTCCAGAAATTTAACCACAGCCACAG CATCCGTGACATCCGGCTCTTCATAGTAGATGCCCGGCCAGCGATGGCTGCCACCAGCTTTGTCCTCATGACCACCTTCCCGAATAAAGAGCTCTCTGACGAGGACCAAACCCTGAAGGAAGCCAACCTGCTCAATGCGGTCATCGTCCAGCGATTAATATAA
- the LOC127030994 gene encoding signal-regulatory protein beta-1-like: MSVSAGETLTLTCSQTGLVPPGPVRWFKGSGSGRQLVYADEGSSPRVTRAVSGSDTDFTIHISDTRPEDAGVYHCVKFRTVSGPDEEFRSGSGTAVSVSGRWPLAIPALWIGLFLQKVLIAAFLLFSFLSTMSKGPRAVPWFSRTAAACQRLRLRLCPRRPGNESTMDAPAVSPAGRAEGAQA; the protein is encoded by the exons ATGTCGGTGTCAGCGGGAGAGACTCTCACTCTGACCTGCTCTCAGACTGGGCTCGTTCCACCAGGACCCGTGAGGTGGTTTAAGGGCTCGGGCAGTGGCCGCCAGCTCGTTTATGCAGATGAAGGATCATCCCCCCGGGTGACACGGGCTGTGAgtggctctgacacagacttcacCATCCACATCAGTGACACCCGCCCCGAGGACGCTGGGGTCTATCACTGTGTGAAGTTTAGGACGGTGTCGGGACCTGATGAGGAGTTCAGATCCGGCTCTGGCACGGCCGTGTCTGTGAGCG GTAGGTGGCCGTTAGCCATCCCAGCTCTCTGGATCGGGCTCTTCCTGCAGAAGGTGCTGATTGCcgccttcctcctcttctccttcctctccacgATGAGCAAAGG CCCGAGGGCCGTTCCCTGGTTTTCTCGCACCGCCGCTGCCTGCCAACGTCTCCGTCTGCGCCTCTGTCCCCGCAGGCCAGGGAATGAGTCCACTATGGATGCACCTGCAGTGAGCCCTGCTGGTCgggcagagggagcccaggcctgA
- the NSFL1C gene encoding NSFL1 cofactor p47 isoform X2, with protein sequence MADRQEALREFVAVTGTEEERARFFLESAGWDLQIALASFYEDGGDEDIVTLPQPTASSVSRGTAPSDHRVTSFRDLVHAQEDDDEEEEGQRFYAGGSERSGQQIVGPPRKKSPNELVEDLFKGAKEHGAVAVDRPAKSPGESSRAKVHIVLKLWKSGFSLDNGELRSYQDPSNAQFLESIRRGEVPAELRRLARGGQVNLDMEDHRDEDFVKSKGAFRAFTGEGQKLGSTAPQVMGTSSPAQQAENEAKASSSIIIDESEPTTNIQIRLADGGRLVQKFNHSHSIRDIRLFIVDARPAMAATSFVLMTTFPNKELSDEDQTLKEANLLNAVIVQRLI encoded by the exons ATGGCGGATCGGCAGGAGGCGCTGAGGGAGTTCGTGGCCGTGACCGGGACCGAGGAGGAGCGAGCCCGCTTCTTCCTGGAGTCCGCGGGCTGGGACCTGCAG ATTGCTCTAGCTAGTTTCTATGAGGATGGGGGTGATGAAGACATTGTGACACTTCCTCAGCCAACTGCCAGCTCTGTGTCCAGAGGCACCGCACCCAG TGACCACCGAGTGACATCATTCAGAGACCTTGTTCATGCTCAAGAAGACGATGATGAAGAGGAAGAGGGACAACG GTTTTATGCTGGGGGCTCGGAGAGAAGTGGGCAGCAGATCGTTGGCCCTCCAAGGAAGAAAAGCCCCAATGAGCTGGTGGAGGATCTGTTCAAAGGAGCTAAGGAGCACGGAGCGGTGGCTGTTGATCGGCCGGCTAAGAGCCCCGGCGAGAGCAGCAGAGCAAAA GTACATATTGTACTGAAGCTGTGGAAGAGTGGATTCAGCCTGGACAACGGGGAGCTGAGGAGCTACCAAGACCCATCCAATGCCCAGTTTCTGGAGTCTATCCGCAGAGG GGAAGTCCCAGCTGAGCTCCGCAGGTTAGCACGCGGTGGACAAGTGAACTTGGATATGGAGGACCACCGTGACGAGGATTTTGTGAAATCCAAAGGTGCCTTCAGGGCTTTCACTGGAGAGGGGCAGAAACTGGGCAG CACTGCCCCCCAGGTGATGGGCACCAGCtctccagcacagcaagcagagaATGAAGCCAAAGCCAGTTCTTCTATCATCATTGATGAGTCAGAGCCCACCACCAACATCCAAATCCGGCTCGCTGATGGTGGGCGATTGGTCCAGAAATTTAACCACAGCCACAG CATCCGTGACATCCGGCTCTTCATAGTAGATGCCCGGCCAGCGATGGCTGCCACCAGCTTTGTCCTCATGACCACCTTCCCGAATAAAGAGCTCTCTGACGAGGACCAAACCCTGAAGGAAGCCAACCTGCTCAATGCGGTCATCGTCCAGCGATTAATATAA